The Arctopsyche grandis isolate Sample6627 chromosome 5, ASM5162203v2, whole genome shotgun sequence genome includes a window with the following:
- the Lipt2 gene encoding lipoyl(octanoyl) transferase 2: MTNIVKFLNLGKVTYERSNNIQKLLSKRHNFNDAPVTVDSVLEQKKITNNTLLVMEHDPVYTTGLRDYLTAAEQSKLLSLGAQYYRTDRGGLVTFHGPGQLTAYPILNLRHFKPSVKWYVCRLEETIIQTCKKLGIVAERSPHTGVWVGNSKICALGVHISRGITTHGLALNCCTDLKWFSHIVPCGIEGKDVTSLSNELGSTVTIEDTLPTFLKSFEEVFNIKLTPCGENVDELVATNRL, encoded by the exons ATGACCAATATTGTAAAGTTTTTGAATCTCGGAAAAGTGACTTATGAGAGATCAAATAACATTCAAAAACTGCTATCAAAAAGGCATAATTTCAACGATGCACCTGTCACAGTGGACTCTGTTCTGGAACAGAAAAAGATCACAAACAATACATTACTGGTTATGGAGCACGATCCTGTATATACAACAG GGCTACGAGATTATCTAACAGCTGCAGAACAATCCAAACTGCTTTCGCTAGGAGCACAGTATTATCGGACAGATCGTGGAGGGTTGGTAACGTTCCACGGACCGGGACAACTCACCGCTTATCCAATATTGAATCTGAGGCACTTTAAGCCGAGCGTTAAATGGTACGTGTGCCGGTTAGAAGAAACCATCATACAAACGTGCAAAAAATTAG GAATCGTCGCTGAGAGATCTCCTCACACCGGAGTATGGGTAGGCAATAGTAAAATATGTGCATTGGGCGTGCACATCTCCCGAGGTATCACAACTCATGGACTGGCTCTGAATTGTTGTACTGATCTGAAGTGGTTCAGTCATATAGTTCCTTGTGGAATCGAGGGTAAAGATGTGACGTCATTGTCTAATGAACTTGGAAGTACGGTGACGATAGAAGATACTTTACCGACGTTTCTGAAGAGCTTCGAAGaagttttcaatattaaattgacACCGTGTGGTGAAAATGTAGATGAATTGGTTGCAACGAATCGATTATGA